Genomic DNA from Hordeum vulgare subsp. vulgare chromosome 2H, MorexV3_pseudomolecules_assembly, whole genome shotgun sequence:
ttgtgaagcatagctctattcgcactttacttagtattgttgccatgaatgattttgagcttgaacaattggatgttaaaactgcattcttacatggagaattagaagaggatatttatatggaacaacctgaaggttttgttattcctggaaaagaaaagcttgtctgtaagttaaagaaatctctttatggattgaagcaatcccctcgacagtggtacaagagatttgacacctttatgctctctcaaggtttcaaacggtctaattatgatagttgtgttTACTTGAAAACTGTCAATGGTTCAGctatttatttgctcctttatgttgatgatatgttaattgctgcaaagagcatgtcagagattgatgaactaaagaagcaattgagtaatgaatttgagatgaaggatttgggtgcagcaaagaaaatacttggcatggaaatatccagagatagaccgtctggaaaattatatctcagtcagaagggatatattgatagagttcttcgtcgttttaatatgcataatgccaagccagtaagtactccgttagctgcacactttaaattatcatcagccttatgtcctgagtcagatgcagatattgagtacatgtctagagttccctattcgagtgcagttggttcacttatgtatgccatggtttgttctcgtccgaatttatcttatgcactgagtgttgttagtagatacatggctaatcctggaaaagagcattggaatgcagttcagtggattttcagatacctgcgaggtacttctaatgcttatttacagtttgggaaaactggagatggacttgttggttttgttgattctgattttgctggtgatttggataagagaagatcgctcacaggttatgttttcaccattggtggTTGTGCTGTGAGTTGGAGAGCAACTTTGCAGTCTATTGTGGCTTGTTCCACTACTGATGCCGAGTATATGGCTATTTCTGAGGCATGCAAAGAAGCTGTCTGGTTGAAAGGTTTGTACACTGAGCTTTGTGGAGATTCATCTTGCCCTACCATATTTTCTGACAGTCAAAGTGCTATATATCTTACAAAGAATCCAATGTATCACGAgagaacaaaacacattgatgtcagatttcactatgttcgagatgttgttgctaaaggtgatttgaaggtatgcaagataagtactcatgataatccagctgatatgatgacaaagccagttcCTACCAATAAGTTTGAGCTTTGCTCAGGCTTAGTTGGTATTTCTCACTAGTCCTATGGACTTTGACGCATGAGGTGTTTAAGCTGATTTGGATGGAGTTATTCACTTTCTTCGACTACTGGAGGGAATTTGGCTCAAGGTGGagattgttaaattgtgatccaaattctaccgtattggactagacgtagtacaaacggtgtgggcttttgcgttggtaccgacgcgtacgagtacaactcgtttacttgtcctccaaggactcttatgtattgcccctcatatatactccatgtagtcgcacctaaagacggcctgtcgtctcgtgcttgtaatactcctcctcatagtgattgcgccttcgtgcgtccgtggttttctcccgcaagggtttccacgtaaaaatccgTGTCTCTCGTGTCTCGTTGATCCCGTTTTATCTAACAAATCTCTGCCGAAAACAGTGGCCCTGATCTGATTTAGACTGACAGACAGATACATGTGGTGTTGTTATCAGATACACTGCTGCAGTTCCTTCTAGTTTTAGTTACATGCTCATTTGATTTAGGTTAAACTTGAACACTCACCTAGCTAGCCGATGAACCTGTCCCTCTCATGGcaggggaagggaggggagggCAAGTTGCACCAGATGTGCAAACAAACATAGCACCCAATTTCCCGCGACTTTTTGCAGATTGCAGATAAGCCATCATCACAGGCCCGACCCCGATTGCACACACGAAATGCTGATGCCTCAGCGGCCACTCACCAAGTTCAGTTGGCCTGGACCCATTTGGGTGCAGCATCATTCGTTGGGACTTGGCAAATGGACGAGACACGATCATTCAGCCCAGGAAAAGGAGAACAAAACTGACCTGTCACCGGTACTCTCTATGCCTGCAATGCCAGGTCCCGAACGGAAAACAATGTACAATGTGGAGGCACAAATCCAAGCATGTCCCTCCTATGGGCATGTAGTAGTATGTCGACAAGCGTATATCAATCAACAAATTTTTACCCCACCAAAAAACCTAGCACCCTCATCAGGTGAAAAAAAGAAGAACCATTTACAACTCCCGGACCGGCTTGCGCGCTTGGTTACAACTCTTCTATCTTTAACTTGAATCACTAAGTTAACACCTCCATCTCCATCTCCTACCCTACAAATATCAGTGAGCCCTATGTATTGTATGTATAATAGATATTAATATAGCTATTCATATTTACGCGAGAGCCGGACCATTTCTGGAGCAACTCTATCATATCCAAAAGGCTTCTGCTGAAGCTGCACTCACCCATCCTTGTACCAAAAATGACGACCAAGTTTGGACACCCCACTTCGCTGTACAGAGGCTGAGCTTTCCATTGACATCTCAAAGTTCATCTGCATCGGGGGGGCTGGCTTCGTTGTCAAGCTTCAGGATCTTTTCAGCTGTCCTCTTGAAATGCTTTGTATATGAAATCCTTAAAACGTCTCGAGTACTGCCTTGGATCCACTGCCGATATCGAGGTCGGGTCATACTGGAACGATTTGTACGCGTGCTCAAGCCTTTTGCTGATATCATAATCTTGGAGTATGTCTATGATCCCAAAATACAGTATAACATCGTAGTATTCCCCGGTTGGCTCTCCAATGAGCTGCGGCTCGCAATCATTCTTCCTAGCTGTAAGTTCTGCTCTTGCAGGCATACTTGTCCCAAGTTTGATTTTAGGCGACCTgttcataacaaatattcagaTTAATATCTCAGCACAAATCAGGaatctatgaagaagaagaaatctgtaGCCCTGTCTTGAAATTTAAGTTCTCCAGATATTTACAATCTACTGTTCAGCTAGTTGACAGCACATAAAACAGTATCAAAGACAGCTTAAAAAATATGAACGGAAAGGTGCGAACAGCTATGGTTTAGGTGTAGAAAGAAGCCATGGCAGGCACAAAAGAACTCGAAACATTCTAGATTTTTAAATTGAATAGGTCAAAGAAGAATGATCACATTGATGGCATTTAAAATTATTTCATTTCAGTTGTTATGACTGTTGATTATTAAATTTTATAATTAGACGTCCCTATTGACTTAGAATTAAAATGCTGCTTAAGAAAGAAGTACCAagcaaacaaaccaccaactttcagCCATATATAAACAAAGGGATCCATAGACAAATGTCTAGCAATATTTGATAATTTGCTAGTATGAAGCCACCTAATACCAATACTATACAAGGATCAAACACAGAGATATATAGAAGTATGATTATTCGAAACAAAATTGCATTCCAGTACAACGTAAGTACATGCTGTAACAGATAAGGGTGATAAAATATCTAGCTTACCCATTTGGATCAGCAAGAAGTTGATCCGTGTACCCTCTTGAAAGCCGAAGTGTTGATACTGTGTTGGTACCACTGTCCATGCAACCTTCAATAAAACAGTGCACAGTGTAAGGTATAAACAACCAACTGATTGTTCTTTGATAAGTTTGCAAATGTGTTATGAGTTATCCAACCAACCTTCAGTCAGAAGCTTCTCTCCATTATGCCTAAAATGTACACCCACCAGGAGACTGTAATCCATAATCTTCTCCTGCTCAAGGAAATCACAATCCCTGTCCACTTGCCTGCTTTGATACAGTTAAATTCTTTATTAACATTATGGACTAAATGCACAAATTGCTACTAGTAATAAACTCAAACATAAACTAGAATATGAAAAGAAAGATAGTTGCACCTTTGGAACTCCTGAAACCATTGCTTCTTTAATCTAAATATGAAATTCAGATCAAGGTCTTTCAGAGTTGTATACTGGTCAATTTCAGTTTGTGGCTTATCAGTTGTGCGGCCAAGAGACGAGCCTTTCAGATCAAAGCGCCTATGGATAGAATTATGAGAGCAGAATAGATTCCCCATTATGACAAAGCGAACCTGGGTAGTAGTGCAACAGCAAACAGTTAGGGTGCAAGCTTTGAACATTGGCCATAGTGGATACAAATCATACAATACAGATGGTGCCAAGTATGGAGAAGAAATATAAAGTTGCATTCATCACTAACCTTCTTCTGATTTGCACCAGCTAACTTCACACAATGTAGACCAAAAAATTTGGTCACTAGAGTATCCTCAAACGCACGGACATGATTGTAGTAAGCTGGAAGCATCTTCAAAAGCATCTGTAACGATAACAAGTGTTTCTTGAGTTCAGAATAAAGCTTCTGGAATTATTTACGAAGCTTAGAAAGCCTAGAGACAGAGGGAACCACAAAGAACAAACCTTCACTTCTGATTTCTTCATCGTCTTTATCATGTACCGGTCATCGTTTGTTAGGTAGAAGAAGCTTCCACTCTTACCAGGAGATGAGAGCTCCCGGAGAGCCTCACTTCCACAGAGGGATAACATGTAGTCAGCAGCATCCACCTTGAACAGCTTGCGCAATGTCCTGCGATTCAATTCAGAGCAAATGGTATGTTGATCAGCATAATGACACCAGAAGgaacatacatcatatatatagctTTGAAATGGGGAGTGGTGAGCGATGACCAACCGGAACACCTGTGGGCAGTAATCCTTCCATCTGAAGTCGCAAGAATTGTGCCGCGGAGTGTGTTTCGAGCCTTCCTGAGGGAACTTTGTCCACACTTTTTCCTTGGGATCGAACGCCGATGATTTCAGCTCAAGCGTAACCGGACCTTGCTTCCCAACTGCATGCctgtggcaacacatcattgttaAGGCAGAGATAAACTTAACTATCATGGATTAGAAAATGACTAATGGCTGTCATGTTGATTGAGAATCCATAAGGTACAAGCCTTGGCCATGTATCGAAATTGGATTGGCCAAACccacaatactttttcatttcctaACCATAGCATGATTCGAAGCAAACTCTTTGCTAATTCACTGTTGACAGGGTACTACTGTATCCCCTAATTCAGACTTGTAAAtcggcaaaggtactgaaagcaaATGCAAATTTCTTCGGTTGATCAGATTCCAGAACCAGGGTTCTAAAATCTTCATAATTCATACTCTACTCGCTAATGAAGGCAGATGAGCGAGACAACCAACCTGATCCCGAGCTGCAAGTTGAGCATGAGCTCGTAGTGCTTGTGCCCCTTGACGATGGTCTCCCCCTGCTGCTTCGCCTGCCGCGGGGACACCCACTTGGCGATGCGCGGCGCCGGGGACGGCGGCGGCAGAAGGTCCCCGCCCACCGCGCCGTCCTCCGTCCTGACGCTCCTCCGCGCGTCGTCCACCAGGGCGGCCCCGTCCACAATGTCGCAGGTGATGTCGCCGTCCGACTCCCAGATGCAAATCTTGTCGTACTTCCGGTCGCCGCCGGAGCAATTGCTCATCCCGGACACGGAGCTCGCCCGGCCATTGGCCGTCCGGTTGCCCGAATTGTTGAGCGGCCGCTGCAGCGGCGTGGACTCggtggcgccgccgccgcccgtgaaCCCCGGCAATTCCCTCGCGAACACGTCGCGGGGGTCGCGCGCCGTCGGGGACGACGCCGCAGGAGACGGGTAGTAGACGCCCTTCTGCTGGACAATGCCACCCGGGCCGTCGCGCGTCCAGAAGCCGACGTAGGCGCTGCCGTCGGCCCATCGGAAGGTGCCCTGGCCGCGCGGGCAGCCGTCCTCCCAGCCGCCGTCGTAGCGGTTGCCGTTGGCCCAGGCGAGCTCGCCGCGGCCGTGGATGAGCCCGGCCCGCCACTCCCCGGTGTACTCGGTCCCGTTGCGCCAGATGTAGCGGCCGGCGCCGTCCTGCAGGCCGGAGCGCCAGTGGCCGTCGTACTGGTCGCCGTTGGCGTAGCTCTTCCTGCCGTCGCCGTGCTTGAGGTTCATGGACCAGGCCCCCTTGTAGGTGTCCCCGGCGGCGCCGGTGTAGGTGCCGTGGCCGTCCATGAAGCCGTCCTTGAACTCGCCCTCGTAGGTGGCGCCGGAGGGCCAGGAGAACTTGCCCCGGCCCGTGGCCTTGCCGTTCCGCCACTCCCCCTCGTACATGCACCCGTCCGTCCACAGGTACTTCCCGGCGCCGTGCGGCGCGCCGGCGCGCCACCGCCCCGTGTAGAAGTCCCCGTTGGGGAGGCCGCGCTCgacgtactcctcctcctcctggccgtGGTGGTCGGCATCGTCGACGcccgcggaggaggaggccgaggaggaGGCCGTCTCGGAGTCGTCGGCGGGCAGCATGGGGGCCACCCGGCGCCTGCCCCCGGGCTGCGGATGCGGCTGCACCTTGCGCACCGTCGCCTCCCACGCCCTGGCCAgggtgtgctcgtgcattgggcgCTCCCGCCTCTCCCTGCCACCACACCCGTCGCTTCTCCCTCCtcgtcccgccgccgccgccgtccttcaAGCTCACCCTCCTCACCAGGCTTTCCTCCGCCCGGCGGTGGATCTAGCAGGCTAGCACCGCGCGCGCGCGCACGCTCCACGGCGGCATTGCTGGGGGCGTGAGGCGGGTAATGGCGAGCGAGGAGTTAATGGAGACGCACGCAAGCGAGAGCCGAGAGGGAAAGAAATGCGCTTTGgaagggggggcgaggtggagagggaagAAGACAGGGGAGGTGGAAGGAAGCGGTGTCTGTCTGTCAGTCCGTCTCTCTTTGCGCTTTGTTTTCCTCTGCCCTTTTTGATGCAGCATCCCATCCCATCTCACAAACTCGCTACTCCCATCCCATGGCCCCCGTGACGGCCTCCGCCCATCCTCAACCGGTCTTGGTTTTTGTCTGTTTCATTTCACCGTTAGGTTAACCAAATTTCTTCGTCAAATTCCAACGGATTACATAATAAATCTAGCAACCTTGATTACAGTGGTAGTAGGGGTACTCCGTATGATTTTGCAGACAGGGCCGTCTTGTTGGTGGTTATTGTGGTGGTTAGTGCGGGTGCTTGTCTTTGTTCCTCTCTAGGAGTATCTATCTAGCCTACTTAGCTTAGCTAGCTAGGTTAATGCGTGGGTTCTAGTGCTGTCCCTAATAAGCTAAGCTAACCTCTGGTTTGGTTAGCATACAGTATACAGTACGTGCTAGCCAACTAATCAACCAATCCGTGGCTTGATTTAGGGGCTTGTCTGCCCATGAGCCTCCACGTCTTTCTCCTAGGTTTGCCATTGCACAGTGCTCAGCCATATCCATCAGCAGCAGTAAACGCACGACGTATTCCCTTGACGACGTGGACGCCCAACAGTGCAACACGAACCAGTTTTTATTACAGAGATTAAACATCATTCTAAAATTAGAGAAAGAAGAATCCGAGTTTACTTGACAATtcaacctcttcctcctcccagagTACTTGACATGTCGTTGCTCAAGAAATGAAAATAAAAGTTGTTCTGTCTTGCAGCCTCCATTTGGGGGGTGCGTGACTGTGACTCGTGCATGGTGCGTGGTGCCTTGTCTCTGTACCTAGCATACCTGCAGGACCGGCCTAGCTGGCTGGTGCATTCAGCCGCTGCTAATTATAGTAGTGTTTAGGAGGAGTAATAAACCTCCCCTGTCAATGCCTCATCCGGCAATCTGCGGCCCTACACTCCTAGCACCATGCTACCATGTATGTATGGTCCTAATCTCTTGACTGTTAGGTCTAACCAGTCGGTTCATCGGTCGGTCAGGTCATTAATCAAAGGGTACCCAATCAATTATGCCTGAAACCACATAGCCCAAATCTTGCTTGAAAGTTGAAGCCAAGCACTTTGTGTGAAGGTCGGTTTCGGATCAGAgggagaaaagagagagagagaggtgacaGTATCTGATAAAGCGGATCAGCAGGAGATACTCCTGCTAGATAGATAGACATGCATGCCATCTTCTTTCTCTTGAGAGTTGAGAGCGGCAGAGCTGGTCCTGCCCCTGATCCCTGCCCCTGCCGGTGGTTGTTCCACTGTCATGCGAGCCATGTAGCAGTAGTCTGTATTTGTACTCCTACGTTGCCATTTAAAGATGGACATGTGTTTTAAGATTGAGCTGACTTTAGGACATGCCACCCAGGTCCCGGGAGTGCTACCGTGGTACGTTGGAGATCAATGGCTCTAAATCAGTGAAGCTGAAGCGGCCTGGATCTGGTTGCGCAAAGCATCAGCAAAACCCCTCGAAACATGGCCACGTTAACGGCACGGATGAACCCAGTCCGGCTTCCCAAGAAAGTTAGAAGACGAAAGAAGATCTGGTTTGCCATGGCCTTCTCCTGCCCGTTCCAACCTGATTTTTCTGCAGAAAATCCGACGCCACCGGCAGCATCGCCGTGCCACCAAAAGTGCATCGACGACCTAATAACAAATCTGAACAAACAATGGCCGGTGTAG
This window encodes:
- the LOC123424917 gene encoding phosphatidylinositol 4-phosphate 5-kinase 6-like gives rise to the protein MHEHTLARAWEATVRKVQPHPQPGGRRRVAPMLPADDSETASSSASSSAGVDDADHHGQEEEEYVERGLPNGDFYTGRWRAGAPHGAGKYLWTDGCMYEGEWRNGKATGRGKFSWPSGATYEGEFKDGFMDGHGTYTGAAGDTYKGAWSMNLKHGDGRKSYANGDQYDGHWRSGLQDGAGRYIWRNGTEYTGEWRAGLIHGRGELAWANGNRYDGGWEDGCPRGQGTFRWADGSAYVGFWTRDGPGGIVQQKGVYYPSPAASSPTARDPRDVFARELPGFTGGGGATESTPLQRPLNNSGNRTANGRASSVSGMSNCSGGDRKYDKICIWESDGDITCDIVDGAALVDDARRSVRTEDGAVGGDLLPPPSPAPRIAKWVSPRQAKQQGETIVKGHKHYELMLNLQLGIRHAVGKQGPVTLELKSSAFDPKEKVWTKFPQEGSKHTPRHNSCDFRWKDYCPQVFRTLRKLFKVDAADYMLSLCGSEALRELSSPGKSGSFFYLTNDDRYMIKTMKKSEVKMLLKMLPAYYNHVRAFEDTLVTKFFGLHCVKLAGANQKKVRFVIMGNLFCSHNSIHRRFDLKGSSLGRTTDKPQTEIDQYTTLKDLDLNFIFRLKKQWFQEFQRQVDRDCDFLEQEKIMDYSLLVGVHFRHNGEKLLTEGCMDSGTNTVSTLRLSRGYTDQLLADPNGSPKIKLGTSMPARAELTARKNDCEPQLIGEPTGEYYDVILYFGIIDILQDYDISKRLEHAYKSFQYDPTSISAVDPRQYSRRFKDFIYKAFQEDS